In the Parashewanella tropica genome, AGTTCGAATCTGCCTATCAGCACCAGCCTTCAATATTCGCTCCCATTACCTTGAATCTAAAATTCGTTCGATGCAAAATTACTGCGTCGAAGTTTTGCTATACATAAATATTGACTTTCACTACCTTAACTTAGGTTGAACTGAGGCATATCATGGCTAAAGAAAAATTTGAACGTAGCAAACCGCACGTTAACGTTGGTACTATCGGTCACGTTGACCACGGTAAAACTACCCTAACAGCAGCTATCTCACACGTACTGACTAAAGCTTTCGGTGGTGAGACAAAAGATTTCGCACAAATCGATAACGCTCCAGAAGAGCGTGAGCGCGGTATTACGATTAATACTTCTCACATCGAATATGACACTGAGACTCGTCACTACGCACACGTAGACTGCCCAGGTCACGCGGATTATGTTAAAAACATGATCACTGGTGCTGCACAGATGGACGGCGCTATCCTAGTAGTAGCTTCTACTGACGGTCCAATGCCACAAACTCGTGAGCACATCCTACTTTCTCGTCAGGTAGGTGTACCTTACATCATCGTATTCATGAACAAGTGTGACATGGTAGATGATGAAGAGCTTCTAGAGCTTGTAGAAATGGAAGTACGTGAACTTCTATCTGAATACGAATTCCCAGGTGATGACCTACCAGTTATCCAAGGTTCTGCACTAGGCGCACTAAACGGTGAAGCACAGTGGGAAGAGAAAATTCTTGAGCTAGCAAACGCTCTAGACACTTACATCCCAGAGCCAGAGCGTGCAATCGACGGTGCGTTCATTCTTCCAATCGAAGACGTATTCTCAATCCAAGGCCGTGGTACTGTTGTAACGGGTCGTGTTGAGCGCGGTATCATCAAAGTTGGTGACGAAGTAGAAATCGTAGGTATCAAAGATACGACTATGACTACTTGTACTGGTGTTGAAATGTTCCGTAAGCTGCTTGACGAAGGTCGTGCAGGTGAGAACTGTGGTATCCTACTACGTGGTACTAAGCGTGACGAAGTTGAGCGTGGTCAAGTACTAGCACAGCCTGGTTCTATCACTCCACACACTACTTTCGAATCAGAAGTATACGTACTTTCGAAAGAAGAAGGTGGACGTCACACTCCATTCTTCAAAGGTTACCGTCCACAGTTCTACTTCCGTACAACTGACGTAACTGGTACTATCGAGCTACCAGAAGGCGTAGAAATGGTAATGCCAGGTGACAACATCAAGATGGTTGTTACTCTAATCTGCCCAATCGCGATGGACGAAGGTCTACGCTTCGCAATCCGTGAAGGTGGTCGTACTGTTGGTGCTGGTGTTGTAGCTAAAATCGTTGAGTAATATCGACATTTAGTTGAACACAGAAAAAGCCGCTAATCAGCGGCTTTTTTTATGGTTAATCGTTTTGAATCATCGAATGTAATTATCTGATACAAATTACTGGAAATTCGGCCTTTTGTACCATCAATCGCTCCCCATACTTGCTTTTCATGGAAGGTTTTAACGGAAATAACGCCTTCTTTTCTGTTTACTAAAGACATGGTTAGTCTTTCTATTGGCTGGTTATCATCCCTTATCTCTATTTGTGAGCGGTTGTTGTTATCTACTCGCCAGTGGGCTAAGCGCTGTGTAGGCTTTGCATCAACAAACTCTCCCCAAAGTACAGGCTGCCATTGCTCTGATAGAAGGCTTTCAGTAAAAAAGCTTCTTGCTACTTCCCCATTAGGACGAGCGGAAATTAAAACGGGTCCAAGTGTTTTAAATCCAGGCTGTTTTTTATGATTTGTAGTAATCATAAAGTCAGTACATTTTTTGACGGCCAACGCATAATCTTTGTCTGTACTAAAATTCAATTCTGAATCGGAGTCGTTAAATGTATCTCCTGTTACGCATCTCGGCAATTGTAAATCAAGGAACAAGCCTGCATCTACAAAGTCAAACTCTTTGGTGGCCAAGTTGGAAATCACATCGCTCTTCGCTTGATTGTTAAGTATGAGCTTTGGCGAAGGTAAGCGCTGCCCTGCGAGTAATTTATTGCCCTGCCTGACCCTTCCTTCAAGCTCAATATAGATATTATGCCTCTTTGCAAAACCACTGTTGTCAACTGCCATAACGTTAGCAGGCAAATTAAGGTTTATTATCGAATCAGGTTCCGAGGGGCTAGTGTTTTCATTCCATCGACCTTTAGCAAATAATTGGGTCGATGCTTTAAAAGTAGGTTCACTTTCATTTTGAAAGCCTTGCTGCACGAGATAGTAATTCACTTCCCCGCTGCTTTGTTGCGAAGGGATGGGGAGCAGTTCGGCAACAATATATTCATTGCCGTCTTGAGCCACAATTGGGCCTGTTAATAAATTAAGGTTACCTTCAGATGGTTGATTTGAGATTAGTTGACTTAACTCTGTAGGAAAAAGTGTATAGGTTTCTTCAGCTTGTTTTAGCATAAATGGTCTAAAACAAGTTGTTTCTAAGGTGGGGGTTTCTGGTTCAGTACAATCGAACTTTTTATTGACTTTAAGAACTGAGTTTTTGGCAGTAATGTTTGTTTCAATTCCTTTGGCACCATCTCCAAATTTTGTATTGTCGTTTAGCATATTGGGAAAGAACCTAAGCATAGGGTCCCCAACGAATGGTGATTGTATAGGTGTCCCTCCAAGGGCGTATTCATTGGCTGTGATTTCAATACTCAATGTTGGCATCGTTTTATTGACTAATAACAGAGAGTTTTCTGCGTTATTTGTGGCCTTTTGATATTGGTTGTTTGGTCTACTCCAGTTTCCTTCGGCGTAAACTAAAAAGTGATGTGCTTCAGGTGAAACTGGGGCGGAAAACGTACTGCTATCAAAACTCCATTTGCTCACTTCATGAACTAAGTTATTTGTTGATATATCAAGAATAAATGATTCGATTTGAGCAGCAGGTGCTGGGGTATTGTATATAAAGCTCATGCTATACAGTGGACTTGTTAAAAGTTCGTTTACATCTATGGCTTGACTGGCACTTTGTTTCTTTATCATTGTAAGCAGATCGGCCATGCGCTGACGATTGATGTTTGAGTTGGATTCGGAGGGAAATGGGTTCATTGCTTGATGTAAAATCGGTGACGCCTTTATTGTATCTGAATTGAAATCCCGACCATTGTTATCGAATTGAAAGGCCGCTTTAGATATTGCGTCCATTGACTTCATCTGCTTTGAAGCTAAGAAAGACATGAGCTCTTCAACTGTCAGTGATACATCATCAGGTAATGATACCTTTTGTTGCTCTATTGATTGGGAAGAGGTGGCAGAGACCGCTTCAAATCCGTTTGCGAGATTAACAGCGATAATATGAGCCACACTTCGTATGTGCCTTGCATCTGAAGCATTATTGGGCTCAGATGTTGCTTCTGCGACGATATAGTCAGTTTCTAGATCGAGACTGGTATTTAGTCTTTGCTTGATGTCCTTTTTGGCTTCATTTATTTCTTTTCCAGATTCGACGAGCTGATGAACTAATGTCGTCAGAGGGCTTATTATTGTTGACTTTGCTGGAGCAGAGATAATGAAAGGCTTAGTGATAGATTTTCCTGACAGGACGTTGACCGTATTGTTCGAGATTTCTGCGATTAAGGGCGTCGTGTTGTAGACGTCTTCTGGGATCTCCGTAAAACGATAGTTGCCATTATTATCTGATTGAGTTTGGATATCGGTTTCATCACAACGTGCATTATTATCTATGTCTAGGCAACTTTTGGCATTTTTTAAATAACTTGATCCCACCATGACTTTTCCAGAAAGAGATTTCAATACAGGAACAGAGGAATCGTTATTATCCTTATCTCCGCAGGCTGATATTGTTAGAATCAACAATAGGATGAAAAATAGATCCTTAAGTTTCATTTGAGTTACTCCTTTCGACTCAATCAGAATGAGCATTATTAAGAGTAGTTGAGTTAGATGATTTCGTTTTATAAAACGCACAAAATACTCAAGTCTTACTTGAGGAGTCTAGAGGCCTTCTATGGCCTCTGATATGCAGTAATCTTAATTGCTACTATTTGAGATCCGTTTTTCAATATCGGGGTGGCTTTGTAAATATTCTAACCAGTGATGTACTTTGCC is a window encoding:
- the tuf gene encoding elongation factor Tu, which encodes MAKEKFERSKPHVNVGTIGHVDHGKTTLTAAISHVLTKAFGGETKDFAQIDNAPEERERGITINTSHIEYDTETRHYAHVDCPGHADYVKNMITGAAQMDGAILVVASTDGPMPQTREHILLSRQVGVPYIIVFMNKCDMVDDEELLELVEMEVRELLSEYEFPGDDLPVIQGSALGALNGEAQWEEKILELANALDTYIPEPERAIDGAFILPIEDVFSIQGRGTVVTGRVERGIIKVGDEVEIVGIKDTTMTTCTGVEMFRKLLDEGRAGENCGILLRGTKRDEVERGQVLAQPGSITPHTTFESEVYVLSKEEGGRHTPFFKGYRPQFYFRTTDVTGTIELPEGVEMVMPGDNIKMVVTLICPIAMDEGLRFAIREGGRTVGAGVVAKIVE